One window of the Streptomyces sp. ITFR-21 genome contains the following:
- a CDS encoding transglycosylase family protein: MGKHRRASKLVRLASFAGVAGTAIAIPLIGATSSSAASVATWDAVAQCESGGNWSINTGNGYYGGLQFSQSSWEAAGGLQYAPRADLATKDQQIAVAEKLLAIQGPGAWSCASAGGLTAGGPAPDINTGGGSSSSTSSSSSSSSSSSSSSSASSTTKAAPAPAKKTHKAATHHRAATHTVVRKGDGEYTVVRGDSLSGIAAAHGVDGGWKKLYELNRDIVHDADLIYPGQHLHLS, encoded by the coding sequence ATGGGTAAGCACCGTCGTGCCTCCAAGCTCGTCCGACTCGCCTCGTTCGCCGGAGTCGCCGGCACCGCGATCGCCATTCCGCTGATCGGCGCCACCTCGTCCTCCGCCGCCTCCGTCGCCACCTGGGACGCGGTCGCGCAGTGCGAGTCCGGCGGCAACTGGTCCATCAACACCGGCAACGGCTACTACGGCGGCCTGCAGTTCTCGCAGTCCAGCTGGGAGGCGGCCGGCGGCCTGCAGTACGCCCCGCGCGCCGACCTGGCCACCAAGGACCAGCAGATAGCCGTCGCCGAGAAGCTGCTCGCCATCCAGGGTCCGGGCGCGTGGTCCTGCGCCTCGGCCGGCGGCCTGACCGCCGGCGGCCCGGCGCCCGACATCAACACCGGTGGCGGCTCGTCGTCTTCGACGTCCTCCTCCTCGTCCTCCTCGTCCTCTTCGTCCTCCTCGTCGTCGGCGTCCAGTACCACCAAGGCCGCGCCGGCCCCGGCGAAGAAGACCCACAAGGCCGCCACCCACCACCGGGCGGCCACCCACACCGTGGTGCGCAAGGGCGACGGCGAGTACACCGTCGTCCGCGGCGACTCCCTCTCCGGCATCGCCGCCGCGCACGGCGTGGACGGCGGATGGAAGAAGCTGTACGAGCTCAACCGCGACATCGTGCACGACGCCGACCTCATCTACCCGGGCCAGCACCTGCACCTGAGCTGA
- a CDS encoding transglycosylase family protein — translation MLSSGNGRHRRPRPTPAAVVTMATAAATGAGIALPLFGAATAQAADQTTWDRVAFCETGGSWHANSGNGFYGGLAITQDTWDLYGGAAYAERPDLASEADQIAVAERMLTELGPNAWPGCEEGTGLLQDPATPDPGSSPSPQPAPAQPGEHPPATTPPTPPSGAATDPATPPVAPTAPATPGAPSTAAPGDPGDGGTGPSAPPVTPAVPAAPTAPAGTTPPPGLPDPGGAATLAPTDPTGALPTAPDAGSGAGRHAKPYSPTDEELAARDQATRTQVFSVTDTDSAAPSGPASTDTANKGEDPGTSPAGRYTVGAGDSLSGIATAQHVDGGWRQLYQANRQSIGEDPNLIKPGQILNLG, via the coding sequence ATGCTTTCGTCAGGTAACGGCCGGCACCGGCGCCCCCGCCCGACCCCGGCGGCCGTGGTGACCATGGCGACCGCCGCCGCGACAGGCGCCGGCATCGCCCTGCCCCTCTTCGGCGCGGCCACCGCCCAGGCCGCGGACCAGACCACCTGGGACCGGGTGGCGTTCTGCGAGACCGGCGGCAGTTGGCACGCCAACAGCGGCAACGGCTTCTACGGCGGCCTCGCCATCACGCAGGACACCTGGGACCTGTACGGCGGCGCCGCGTACGCCGAGCGCCCCGACCTCGCCTCCGAGGCCGACCAGATAGCCGTGGCCGAGAGGATGCTCACCGAACTCGGCCCGAACGCCTGGCCGGGCTGCGAGGAGGGCACCGGCCTGCTCCAGGACCCCGCGACACCCGACCCGGGCTCCTCCCCCTCCCCCCAGCCCGCCCCGGCCCAGCCCGGCGAGCACCCGCCCGCCACGACGCCGCCCACGCCGCCCTCGGGGGCCGCCACGGACCCCGCGACGCCCCCGGTGGCGCCGACCGCCCCGGCCACCCCCGGCGCCCCCTCGACGGCCGCACCGGGCGACCCGGGCGACGGCGGCACCGGCCCGAGCGCCCCGCCGGTCACGCCCGCCGTCCCGGCGGCGCCGACGGCCCCCGCCGGCACCACGCCGCCGCCCGGCCTCCCGGACCCCGGGGGCGCCGCCACGCTGGCCCCCACGGACCCGACGGGCGCCCTGCCGACCGCGCCGGACGCGGGCAGCGGAGCCGGCAGGCACGCGAAGCCGTACAGCCCCACCGACGAGGAGCTGGCCGCCCGCGACCAGGCCACCCGGACCCAGGTCTTCTCGGTGACCGACACGGACTCCGCCGCACCGTCCGGCCCCGCATCCACCGATACCGCCAACAAAGGTGAGGATCCGGGCACTTCACCCGCCGGTCGGTACACCGTGGGCGCCGGCGACTCGCTCTCGGGAATCGCCACCGCCCAGCACGTCGACGGCGGCTGGCGGCAGCTCTACCAGGCCAACCGGCAGTCGATCGGCGAGGACCCGAACCTCATCAAACCCGGACAGATCCTCAATCTTGGCTGA
- a CDS encoding cytochrome P450 family protein, with the protein MPDLFTWEFATDPYPAYAWLREHAPVRWTRLPSGVGAWLVTRYGDAREALAEGRLSKNPAHHVGESRGKTGIPGERGADLMTHLLNIDPPDHTRLRRLVSKAFTPRRVAAFEPRVRELTDRFIDGFAGRGEADLIHDFAFPLPIYAICDLLGVPAADQDDFRDWAGMMIRHGNGPRGGVARSVKRMRSYLVELIHRKRGDLGDDLISGLIRASDHGEQLTENEAASLSFILLFAGFETTVNLIGNGVHTLLTHPAARRELQASLARGESALLESAVEELLRYDGPVELATWRYATVPLTIGGQAVAPGDPVLVVLAAADRDPARFGGPDTLDLARRDNPHLGYGHGIHYCLGAPLARLEARTALATLLTRLPDLRFAGDPAELRWRGGLIMRGLRTLPVEFTAEPSRGSRRAGDGPSPA; encoded by the coding sequence ATGCCCGACCTCTTCACCTGGGAGTTCGCCACCGACCCGTATCCGGCCTACGCGTGGCTGCGCGAGCACGCGCCGGTGCGGTGGACGAGGCTGCCCAGCGGGGTCGGGGCGTGGCTGGTGACGCGGTACGGGGACGCGCGGGAGGCGCTGGCGGAGGGGCGGCTGAGCAAGAACCCGGCGCACCACGTGGGGGAGTCGCGGGGGAAGACGGGGATTCCCGGGGAGCGCGGCGCCGACCTGATGACGCACCTGCTGAACATCGACCCGCCGGACCACACGCGGTTGCGGCGGCTGGTGTCCAAGGCGTTCACACCCCGCCGGGTGGCGGCGTTCGAGCCGCGGGTACGGGAGCTGACGGACCGTTTCATCGACGGGTTCGCCGGGCGTGGGGAGGCGGACCTGATCCACGACTTCGCCTTCCCGCTGCCGATCTACGCGATCTGCGACCTGCTGGGCGTGCCCGCGGCGGACCAGGACGACTTCCGCGACTGGGCCGGGATGATGATCAGACACGGCAACGGCCCCCGGGGCGGCGTGGCGCGGTCGGTGAAGCGGATGCGGTCGTATCTGGTGGAGTTGATCCACCGCAAGCGCGGCGACCTCGGCGACGACCTGATCTCCGGCCTGATCAGGGCGAGCGACCACGGCGAGCAGCTGACGGAGAACGAGGCGGCGTCGCTGTCGTTCATCCTGCTGTTCGCCGGGTTCGAGACCACCGTCAACCTGATCGGCAACGGCGTCCACACCCTCCTCACCCACCCCGCCGCCCGCCGGGAGCTCCAGGCGTCCCTGGCCCGCGGCGAGAGCGCCCTGCTGGAGAGCGCCGTGGAGGAACTGCTGCGCTACGACGGGCCGGTGGAGCTGGCCACGTGGCGCTACGCGACCGTGCCGCTGACCATCGGCGGCCAGGCGGTCGCGCCCGGCGACCCCGTCCTGGTGGTCCTGGCGGCGGCTGACCGCGATCCGGCCCGGTTCGGCGGGCCCGACACCCTGGACCTGGCCCGCCGCGACAATCCGCACCTCGGCTACGGGCACGGCATCCACTACTGTCTCGGCGCCCCGTTGGCCCGGCTGGAGGCCAGGACCGCGCTGGCCACGCTGCTGACCCGGCTGCCCGACCTGCGGTTCGCCGGGGATCCGGCCGAACTGCGCTGGCGCGGCGGCCTGATCATGCGCGGGCTGCGCACGCTTCCGGTGGAGTTCACCGCCGAGCCGTCCCGGGGGAGCCGGCGGGCGGGTGACGGACCGTCACCGGCGTGA
- a CDS encoding MazG family protein, which produces MKNASDVNGVDTGGGATAPGRLVLLTSSHRVAPGQLSWPAWRTLREADRVVCPDPGHPQLPYLREAGVAVEIADPGGRELADATAGGRTVVYLPVSGGAAPAVTDELARLGGSGRVAMPDLELLPGSWDLPGARLLDLVQVMDRIRAECPWSSQRTHEDLAAYGIEEMYELVEAIEQGDREAVREELGDVLLQVVFHAAIAEGHPQEPFGIDDVAAGLVAKLVHRHPHIYGDEVAETPEQVQANWVRLKGVEKARESVTDGVPPASPALALAAKLAGRARAAGLPLPADPPAPPTPLLDDETRLGDHLLAEAAAAQSAGLDPEAALRHAARRYRAAIRAAEAAARGAGSGEPGESGDGESGDGQRAGERTGREAAGRSGRTASGRD; this is translated from the coding sequence GTGAAGAACGCGAGCGATGTGAACGGCGTGGACACCGGCGGCGGGGCGACCGCGCCGGGCCGCCTGGTGCTGCTCACCAGCAGCCACCGGGTCGCCCCCGGCCAGCTGTCCTGGCCGGCCTGGCGGACGCTGCGCGAGGCCGACCGGGTGGTGTGCCCCGACCCAGGGCACCCGCAGCTGCCCTATCTGCGGGAGGCCGGGGTGGCGGTGGAGATCGCCGACCCCGGCGGGCGGGAACTGGCGGACGCGACGGCGGGCGGCCGTACCGTCGTCTACCTGCCGGTGTCGGGCGGCGCGGCGCCGGCCGTCACCGACGAGCTGGCCCGGCTCGGCGGCTCGGGACGGGTGGCGATGCCCGATCTGGAACTGCTGCCCGGCTCCTGGGACCTGCCGGGCGCACGGCTGCTCGACCTGGTCCAGGTGATGGACCGGATCAGGGCCGAGTGCCCGTGGAGCAGCCAGCGCACCCACGAGGACCTGGCCGCGTACGGCATCGAGGAGATGTACGAGCTGGTCGAGGCGATCGAGCAGGGCGACCGGGAGGCGGTCCGCGAGGAACTCGGCGACGTGCTGCTCCAGGTCGTCTTCCACGCGGCCATCGCGGAGGGCCATCCGCAGGAACCGTTCGGGATCGACGACGTGGCGGCCGGCCTGGTAGCCAAGCTCGTCCACCGCCACCCGCACATCTACGGCGACGAGGTGGCCGAGACCCCCGAGCAGGTGCAGGCGAACTGGGTCCGGCTCAAGGGGGTGGAGAAGGCCAGGGAATCGGTCACCGACGGCGTCCCCCCCGCCTCCCCGGCCCTCGCCCTGGCCGCCAAGCTCGCCGGCCGCGCCCGCGCCGCCGGACTGCCCCTGCCGGCCGACCCGCCCGCGCCGCCCACCCCGCTCCTCGACGACGAGACCCGGCTCGGCGACCACCTCCTCGCCGAGGCCGCCGCCGCCCAGTCCGCCGGCCTCGACCCGGAAGCCGCCCTCCGGCACGCCGCGCGCCGCTACCGGGCGGCGATACGGGCGGCCGAGGCGGCGGCCCGCGGCGCGGGCTCCGGGGAGCCGGGGGAGTCCGGGGACGGGGAGTCCGGGGACGGACAGCGGGCGGGGGAGCGGACCGGCCGCGAGGCGGCGGGCCGGTCCGGCCGGACAGCGTCGGGGCGTGACTGA
- a CDS encoding SurA N-terminal domain-containing protein has translation MVRRRTAVSIAAAGLLLASPALTACGSGPAHAGAAAVVGDHRITVSTLQAEVTELRTEVSASPQGAQLLDSAGDLSTQMLGRLVEDQVLDRALAKAHLTVTDGEVQRDRQAALAQFGGNEAQLDSTLLVNYGVAKSDIDHFFYRDVASGKLIQSLGYQPGSDGGNTALTQEVVKTADSIGVSVNPRYGTWDAKKASIGAQSDPWVVDRTPVDASLTTDSAATADGGA, from the coding sequence ATGGTCCGCCGCCGTACCGCCGTCTCCATCGCCGCCGCAGGACTGCTGCTCGCCTCGCCGGCCCTCACCGCGTGCGGCTCGGGGCCCGCCCACGCGGGCGCCGCGGCGGTGGTCGGCGACCACCGGATCACCGTCTCCACCCTCCAGGCCGAGGTCACCGAGCTGCGCACCGAGGTGTCCGCGTCGCCGCAGGGCGCGCAGCTGCTGGACTCGGCCGGCGATCTGTCCACCCAGATGCTGGGCCGGCTGGTGGAGGACCAGGTCCTCGACCGCGCCCTGGCGAAGGCGCACCTCACCGTCACCGACGGCGAGGTGCAGCGGGACCGCCAGGCCGCGCTCGCCCAGTTCGGCGGGAACGAGGCACAGCTCGACAGCACCCTGCTGGTCAACTACGGCGTGGCGAAGTCCGACATCGACCACTTCTTCTACCGGGACGTGGCCTCCGGCAAGCTCATCCAGAGCCTGGGCTACCAGCCGGGCAGCGACGGCGGCAACACCGCGCTGACCCAGGAGGTGGTGAAGACCGCCGACTCGATCGGCGTGTCGGTCAACCCGCGCTACGGCACCTGGGACGCGAAGAAGGCGTCCATCGGAGCGCAGAGCGACCCGTGGGTGGTCGACAGGACGCCGGTCGACGCCTCGCTCACCACGGACTCCGCGGCCACCGCCGACGGCGGGGCCTGA
- a CDS encoding glycoside hydrolase domain-containing protein translates to MTVGSLPGLPHPTTASVFTGLAFDTCTAPSASRMSAWRASGPYGAAAVYIGGRNRGCAQPQLTASWAATVSAAGWKLIPLYVGAQPPCQTGGNPERITASGAAALGASDGADAVAAAKSLGMVSTSAIYLDMEAYDTGDTSCVTSVLTYIRAWDKALHARGYWAGFYGFTSSSAAAVAQAEPTVPDLPDALWYARYDGGTTTTTGFPFAAGLWTGHRRGHQYRADSKETYGGVTLTVDRDAWDAPVAVVG, encoded by the coding sequence ATCACCGTCGGCAGCCTTCCCGGCCTGCCCCACCCCACCACCGCGAGCGTCTTCACCGGCCTGGCCTTCGACACCTGCACCGCGCCCAGCGCGAGCAGGATGAGCGCCTGGCGCGCGAGCGGCCCCTACGGCGCCGCCGCCGTCTACATCGGCGGCCGGAACCGCGGCTGCGCCCAGCCGCAGCTCACCGCCTCCTGGGCGGCCACCGTCAGCGCGGCGGGCTGGAAGCTGATCCCGCTGTACGTCGGCGCGCAGCCGCCCTGCCAGACCGGCGGCAACCCCGAGCGGATCACCGCGTCCGGCGCCGCCGCGCTCGGCGCCTCCGACGGCGCCGACGCGGTCGCCGCGGCCAAGTCGCTGGGCATGGTCTCCACCAGCGCGATCTACCTCGACATGGAGGCGTACGACACCGGCGACACCTCCTGCGTCACCTCCGTGCTGACGTACATCCGCGCCTGGGACAAGGCGCTGCACGCCCGCGGCTACTGGGCGGGCTTCTACGGGTTCACCTCCTCCAGCGCCGCCGCCGTCGCGCAGGCCGAGCCGACGGTGCCCGACCTGCCGGACGCCCTGTGGTACGCGCGCTACGACGGCGGCACCACCACGACCACGGGCTTCCCGTTCGCGGCGGGCCTGTGGACCGGGCACCGGCGCGGCCACCAGTACCGGGCGGACTCCAAGGAGACGTACGGCGGTGTGACGCTGACCGTCGACCGAGACGCCTGGGACGCGCCGGTCGCCGTCGTCGGCTGA
- a CDS encoding HNH endonuclease family protein, translating to MDRRISRSLAGAAVLTVLLGVAGCKDTTIAVGTPGTGAAATTAGSGPVVGNGRAVSPLDNPDGTKPGLAAITSAADRAEAVALVKKVATKGRGPKTGYSRAQFGSAWMDSAPDVPFAHNGCDTRNDLLKRDGLRLTYRAGSKCVVMSMTLDDPYTGKAIRWTKAKATTVQIDHVMPLSYDWQMGAAHWTKDKREEIANDPLNLIPVDGPSNGAKSDSGAASWLPPNKQIRCSYAVRIAQVSLKYDLPVTTADKQAMLAQCGG from the coding sequence ATGGACAGGCGCATATCCCGGTCTCTGGCCGGCGCTGCGGTACTCACCGTGCTGCTCGGCGTCGCCGGCTGCAAGGACACCACGATCGCCGTCGGCACCCCCGGCACCGGCGCCGCGGCCACCACGGCGGGCAGCGGGCCCGTGGTCGGCAACGGCCGGGCGGTCAGCCCGCTGGACAACCCCGACGGCACCAAACCCGGGCTCGCCGCCATCACCTCCGCCGCCGACCGGGCCGAGGCGGTGGCCCTGGTCAAGAAGGTGGCCACCAAGGGCCGCGGCCCCAAGACCGGGTACAGCCGGGCCCAGTTCGGCTCCGCCTGGATGGACTCAGCGCCCGACGTGCCCTTCGCGCACAACGGCTGCGACACCCGCAACGACCTGCTCAAGCGGGACGGCCTCCGGCTGACGTACCGGGCCGGCTCCAAGTGCGTGGTGATGTCGATGACCCTCGACGACCCCTACACCGGCAAGGCCATCCGCTGGACCAAGGCCAAGGCGACCACCGTCCAGATCGACCACGTGATGCCGCTGTCGTACGACTGGCAGATGGGCGCCGCCCACTGGACCAAGGACAAGCGCGAGGAGATCGCCAACGACCCGCTCAACCTGATCCCGGTGGACGGCCCGTCGAACGGGGCCAAGAGCGACTCGGGCGCGGCGAGCTGGCTGCCGCCGAATAAGCAGATCCGCTGCTCGTACGCCGTACGGATCGCGCAGGTGTCCCTCAAGTACGACCTGCCGGTGACCACTGCCGACAAGCAGGCGATGCTCGCCCAGTGCGGCGGCTGA
- a CDS encoding serine/threonine-protein kinase gives MIGRLIAGRYELAKIIGQGGMGQVWTAYDRRLDRRVAVKLLRPDKVAGGEDAKELRDRFERECRVTAQVDHPGLVTVHDAGADGDELYLVMQHVEGKDLGDHLAEHERYPWPWAVAVAAQLCAVLSAVHAVPIVHRDLKPRNVMIKPDGTVTVLDLGVASVMDTDTTRLTHTGTPIGSPAYMAPEQAMGGAVGPRTDLYALGVVLHELLSGQVPFAGASALGVLHRHLYDAPVPLRRIRAEVPEPLESLVLRLLAKDPQHRPAGGQDVYRELAALLPAPGAGHAPLGPMDPTRPFLRPHAPWPDRPAPPAAVPPAAPGSAPAPASAPASAPTPVPALRGTDLAGAIDEVKRLLDAGRVTQAVDLLGGIIPAAAERHGEHSPVLRTLRKQYAATLMEDGQFRRALPELRRLADEAASQYGGADRRALQFRYEAAQCLEQLGDTTAALGEYRILLPYFERWAATAPAVPLDIRRRIGHLLLSVGDRAAARDVLGRLLYDAERVHGPHHPLPGEIRRTLAWLGRVQG, from the coding sequence GTGATCGGTCGGCTCATCGCCGGCCGGTACGAACTGGCCAAGATCATCGGCCAGGGCGGCATGGGACAGGTGTGGACCGCCTACGACCGGCGACTGGACCGCCGGGTTGCGGTGAAGCTGCTGCGCCCCGACAAGGTGGCAGGCGGGGAGGACGCGAAGGAGCTGCGCGACCGCTTCGAGCGGGAGTGCCGCGTCACCGCCCAGGTCGACCACCCGGGACTGGTCACCGTGCACGACGCCGGGGCGGACGGCGACGAGCTGTACCTGGTGATGCAGCACGTCGAGGGCAAGGACCTCGGCGACCACCTCGCCGAGCACGAGCGCTACCCGTGGCCGTGGGCGGTCGCCGTGGCGGCGCAGCTGTGCGCGGTGCTGTCCGCCGTGCACGCGGTGCCGATCGTGCACCGCGACCTCAAGCCGCGCAACGTGATGATCAAGCCGGACGGCACCGTCACCGTGCTGGACCTCGGCGTCGCGTCCGTGATGGACACCGACACCACCCGGCTCACGCACACCGGTACGCCGATCGGCAGCCCCGCCTATATGGCACCGGAGCAGGCCATGGGCGGCGCCGTCGGGCCGCGCACCGACCTGTACGCACTCGGTGTGGTGCTGCACGAACTGCTCAGCGGGCAGGTGCCGTTCGCCGGCGCCAGCGCGCTCGGCGTGCTGCACCGGCACCTGTACGACGCGCCCGTGCCGCTGCGCCGGATACGCGCCGAGGTGCCCGAGCCGCTGGAGTCCCTGGTCCTGCGGCTGCTGGCGAAGGACCCGCAGCACCGCCCGGCCGGCGGCCAGGACGTCTACCGGGAGCTGGCCGCGCTGCTGCCCGCCCCCGGCGCCGGGCACGCCCCGCTCGGCCCGATGGACCCCACCCGCCCGTTCCTGCGGCCGCACGCCCCCTGGCCGGACCGCCCCGCCCCGCCCGCGGCCGTCCCACCCGCCGCCCCCGGCTCCGCGCCCGCTCCGGCTTCCGCCCCCGCTTCCGCCCCCACTCCTGTTCCCGCGCTCCGGGGCACCGACCTGGCCGGCGCGATCGACGAGGTCAAGCGGCTGCTCGACGCCGGCCGGGTGACCCAGGCGGTGGACCTGCTCGGCGGCATCATCCCGGCCGCCGCCGAACGGCACGGCGAGCACTCGCCCGTGCTCCGCACGCTGCGCAAGCAGTACGCGGCCACGCTGATGGAGGACGGCCAGTTCCGCCGCGCGCTGCCCGAGCTGCGGCGGCTGGCGGACGAGGCCGCCTCGCAGTACGGCGGCGCGGACCGGCGGGCACTGCAGTTCCGCTACGAGGCCGCCCAATGCCTGGAGCAGCTCGGCGACACCACCGCGGCGCTCGGCGAATACCGCATCCTGCTCCCGTACTTCGAGCGGTGGGCCGCGACCGCCCCGGCCGTCCCGCTCGACATCCGCCGCCGTATCGGGCACCTGCTGCTGTCCGTCGGCGACCGCGCCGCCGCCCGGGACGTGCTGGGCCGGCTGCTGTACGACGCCGAGCGCGTGCACGGCCCCCACCACCCGCTGCCGGGCGAGATCCGCCGCACGCTGGCCTGGCTGGGCCGGGTGCAGGGCTGA
- a CDS encoding DUF2079 domain-containing protein translates to MDRAEAVIPAQDTKDAKGGAAVPAAAEAGAGTDETGRGPGRRWPAPGARLDPYLLTAVFFVAYLLLSVTRYRRMLTMSWDLGIFEQAVKSYAHLHAPVADLKGPGFNILGDHFSPITALIAPFYRVFPSPVTLLVAQALLFAVSVIPVTRVAGRLLGRGRGLAVGAAYGLSWGVQKAVEFDFHEIAFAMPLLAFSLEAVLRRRWAAALWWAVPLVFVKEDMGITAAAIGVIVWWRTRDEPEEEPEPDQEPATAQEPEASGGEEARAAAERPEAADRSQAAAAGDDAADDEPPLTDALRYGPWAVGLVGFGVAASALAFEVIIPAFNTAGGYDYWNKLNGDGAPMPGHIPFATALHTLLWLLLPTSGLLALRSPLILAALPTIGWRFVSHDDHYWGTDWHYSAVLMPVILLALVDAADRSRTSPRPWLRSYASGAPAAVAGAALALTLTLPLASLDQGDTYKVDAHTKAVEKLLDAIPDGASVEANVGPISHLVDRTTVYWVGDTVSVTPQYIALDNSSGWVPDPLVYAKQLHPAATYQVIANAEGYVILHLA, encoded by the coding sequence ATGGACAGGGCCGAGGCGGTCATCCCGGCGCAGGACACCAAGGACGCCAAGGGCGGTGCGGCCGTCCCGGCTGCGGCCGAGGCGGGCGCGGGCACCGACGAGACCGGCCGCGGACCGGGTCGGCGGTGGCCGGCTCCGGGGGCGCGGCTGGACCCGTACCTGCTGACCGCCGTGTTCTTCGTGGCCTATCTGCTGCTGTCGGTGACGCGCTACCGGCGGATGCTCACCATGTCGTGGGACCTCGGCATCTTCGAGCAGGCGGTCAAGTCCTACGCGCACCTGCACGCGCCGGTCGCCGACCTCAAGGGGCCCGGCTTCAACATCCTGGGCGACCACTTCAGCCCGATCACCGCGCTGATCGCGCCGTTCTACCGGGTCTTCCCCAGCCCGGTGACGCTGCTGGTCGCGCAGGCGCTGCTCTTCGCGGTGTCGGTGATCCCGGTCACGCGGGTGGCCGGGCGGCTGCTCGGCCGCGGCCGGGGACTGGCGGTCGGGGCCGCGTACGGGTTGTCGTGGGGGGTGCAGAAGGCGGTCGAGTTCGACTTCCACGAGATCGCCTTCGCCATGCCGCTGCTGGCGTTCTCGCTGGAGGCGGTGCTGCGCAGGCGGTGGGCTGCGGCGCTGTGGTGGGCGGTGCCGCTGGTCTTCGTCAAGGAGGACATGGGGATCACCGCCGCCGCGATCGGCGTGATCGTCTGGTGGCGGACCCGGGACGAGCCGGAGGAGGAGCCCGAGCCGGACCAGGAGCCCGCGACCGCGCAGGAGCCCGAGGCGTCCGGTGGCGAGGAGGCCCGCGCGGCGGCCGAGCGGCCGGAGGCCGCCGACCGGTCGCAGGCGGCGGCCGCCGGGGACGACGCGGCCGACGACGAGCCGCCGCTGACCGACGCGCTGCGGTACGGGCCGTGGGCGGTCGGCCTGGTCGGCTTCGGGGTGGCGGCGTCGGCGCTGGCCTTCGAGGTGATCATCCCGGCGTTCAACACGGCAGGCGGCTACGACTACTGGAACAAGCTGAACGGCGACGGCGCCCCGATGCCGGGCCACATTCCGTTCGCCACCGCCCTGCACACCCTGCTGTGGCTCCTGCTGCCGACCAGCGGCCTGCTGGCGCTGCGCTCGCCGCTGATCCTGGCCGCGCTGCCGACCATAGGCTGGCGGTTCGTCTCCCACGACGACCACTACTGGGGCACGGACTGGCACTACAGCGCGGTGCTGATGCCGGTGATCCTGCTGGCCCTGGTGGACGCCGCCGACCGCTCGCGGACCAGTCCGCGGCCGTGGCTGCGCTCCTACGCCTCCGGGGCGCCGGCCGCGGTGGCCGGGGCGGCCCTGGCACTCACCTTGACGCTGCCGCTGGCCTCGCTGGACCAGGGCGACACCTACAAGGTCGACGCGCACACCAAGGCGGTCGAGAAGCTGCTGGACGCGATTCCCGACGGGGCGAGCGTCGAGGCGAACGTCGGGCCGATCAGCCACCTGGTGGACCGGACCACGGTGTACTGGGTCGGGGACACGGTGAGTGTCACCCCGCAGTACATCGCGCTCGACAACTCCTCGGGCTGGGTACCCGATCCCCTGGTGTACGCCAAGCAGCTGCACCCGGCGGCCACGTACCAGGTGATCGCGAACGCCGAGGGATACGTGATCCTGCACCTGGCCTGA
- a CDS encoding TolB family protein, with translation MTITAAGTNIRPLAPGQRARLLVGDIDGGAPRLVHESANSALEAPNWTPDGRWLVFNQDGLLLRIAAAARYGDGGPGPEVIDTGGITDANNDHVVSPDGRTLYLSAGDGHIHAVPSGGGPARQVTDERLPGPFRHFLHGVSPDGRTLAYVGVEPHGGDEWGYRNIFTAPAAGGPGTRLTDGPAPADGPEFTPDGDWIWFNSEHGAAAPGHAQLFRMRPDGSGLTQVTSDERVNWFPHVSPDGRHVLYISFPPGTQGHPADRNVVLRLIGTDGGGRRDLLAFFGGQGSLNVNSWAPDSRRFAYVDYPTG, from the coding sequence GTGACGATCACCGCAGCCGGTACGAACATCCGACCGCTCGCCCCGGGCCAGCGCGCCCGGCTGCTGGTGGGCGACATCGACGGCGGCGCGCCGCGCCTGGTCCACGAGAGCGCGAACAGCGCCCTGGAAGCGCCGAACTGGACGCCGGACGGCCGCTGGCTGGTGTTCAACCAGGACGGGCTGCTGCTGCGGATCGCGGCCGCCGCGCGGTACGGGGACGGCGGGCCCGGCCCCGAGGTGATCGACACCGGCGGGATCACCGACGCCAACAACGACCACGTGGTCTCGCCGGACGGCCGCACCCTCTACCTGTCGGCGGGCGACGGGCACATCCACGCGGTCCCGTCGGGCGGCGGCCCGGCCCGCCAGGTCACCGACGAGCGGCTCCCCGGGCCCTTCCGGCACTTCCTGCACGGTGTCTCGCCCGACGGCCGCACCCTCGCCTACGTCGGCGTCGAGCCCCACGGCGGCGACGAGTGGGGCTACCGCAACATCTTCACGGCGCCGGCGGCAGGCGGCCCCGGCACCCGGCTGACCGACGGCCCGGCCCCCGCCGACGGCCCGGAGTTCACCCCGGACGGCGACTGGATCTGGTTCAACTCCGAGCACGGCGCCGCCGCCCCCGGCCACGCCCAGCTCTTCCGGATGCGCCCCGACGGCTCCGGCCTCACCCAGGTCACCTCGGACGAGCGGGTCAACTGGTTCCCGCACGTCTCGCCCGACGGCCGCCACGTGCTCTACATCAGCTTCCCGCCCGGCACGCAGGGCCACCCCGCCGACCGTAACGTCGTCCTGCGCCTGATCGGCACCGACGGCGGTGGCCGGCGCGACCTGCTCGCCTTCTTCGGCGGCCAGGGCAGCCTCAACGTCAACAGCTGGGCCCCGGACTCCCGCCGCTTCGCCTACGTCGACTATCCGACGGGCTGA